A region of Candidatus Megaera polyxenophila DNA encodes the following proteins:
- a CDS encoding deoxyribonuclease YcfH, whose translation MVLVDSHCHLDMLVGHDSHDNIIKRAFESNVHYMQTICTKLEDFPKILAIAENYKNVFASVGIHPSEVREVISASELISLAKNNRVIGLGETGLDYYYNKDITQHKLQKQSFEEHIKASCENKLPIIVHTREAEDDTYDIIASYKKTYNFPGLIHCFTASERFARKILDIGFYISVAGIVTFKNADELRDIIKFTPLDRLLVETDSPYLAPVPKRGKINEPSYVKYVTEAIADLKGITFEKCAKQTTDNFFTLFNKACQFRNFPNEIIEDS comes from the coding sequence ATGGTCCTGGTAGATTCACATTGCCATTTAGATATGCTCGTAGGGCATGATTCACACGATAATATAATTAAACGTGCGTTTGAATCGAATGTACATTACATGCAGACAATCTGTACAAAACTTGAAGATTTTCCTAAAATTTTGGCTATTGCAGAAAATTATAAAAATGTCTTTGCTTCAGTTGGAATCCATCCAAGTGAAGTAAGGGAAGTAATAAGTGCTTCGGAACTAATTAGCCTTGCTAAAAATAATCGAGTGATAGGGTTAGGGGAAACAGGGTTAGATTACTATTATAATAAAGATATTACGCAGCACAAACTTCAGAAACAATCTTTTGAAGAACATATTAAAGCCTCTTGTGAAAACAAATTACCAATTATAGTTCATACCAGAGAAGCTGAAGACGATACTTATGATATAATAGCTTCATACAAAAAAACTTACAATTTTCCTGGCCTTATCCATTGTTTTACAGCTTCAGAGAGATTTGCTCGAAAAATACTAGATATTGGTTTTTATATTTCAGTTGCTGGAATTGTCACTTTTAAAAATGCTGATGAATTAAGAGATATTATTAAATTTACGCCTTTGGATAGGCTTCTAGTCGAAACTGATTCCCCATATCTTGCACCAGTTCCTAAAAGAGGTAAAATAAATGAGCCTTCTTATGTAAAATATGTTACAGAAGCGATTGCTGATTTAAAAGGGATAACGTTTGAAAAATGTGCAAAACAGACTACAGATAACTTTTTCACACTGTTTAATAAAGCTTGTCAATTTAGAAATTTCCCCAATGAGATAATTGAGGATAGTTGA
- a CDS encoding methionine--tRNA ligase has protein sequence MSNNRFYITTPIYYVNDVPHIGHAYTSLACDVIARFMKLAGKEVWYLSGTDEHGQKVEKSALNNDLSPQEFTDKMSINFRNLLQALNIANSDFIRTTEERHKLGVKAFWNRLYENGDVYLGKYSGWYSVRDEAFYDESELTPEGFAPTGAPVEWLEEPSYFFALSKWQNKLLEFYDANPEFIIPKTRRNEVISFVKNGLMDLSISRTSFKWGIPVPGNEKHIIYVWLDALTNYISALGYPDKTGNYSKFWPADAHVVGKDILRFHAVYWPAFLMAAGLPLPKSIIAHGWWTNEGQKISKSLGNVIDPFKLIENFGQDQVRYFLMREVIFGNDGNYAHDNLVQRNNTELSNKIGNLIQRTCSFIFKNCGQKMPDVTKRFIDNMYQDSFFVQLEDIVKDTIIQMESYNINAVLDHIIYITEQSNIYIDREAPWALKNSDLPKMNEVLYRIVETIRYIGILIQPFIPDSAAKILDQLSVPEDNRDFRHLTQEFAIKPSTRISEPLPIFPRLEIRN, from the coding sequence GTGTCAAATAACAGATTTTATATTACAACTCCTATATATTATGTTAACGATGTTCCTCATATAGGTCATGCTTATACGAGCCTTGCGTGTGATGTAATTGCTAGATTCATGAAATTGGCAGGTAAAGAAGTTTGGTATTTAAGTGGTACTGATGAGCATGGGCAAAAAGTTGAAAAATCAGCTCTAAATAATGACCTTTCTCCTCAGGAATTTACTGATAAAATGTCTATAAATTTTAGAAATTTGCTCCAGGCATTAAATATTGCAAATTCTGATTTTATTAGAACTACCGAAGAGAGGCACAAGTTAGGAGTAAAGGCTTTTTGGAATAGATTATACGAAAACGGGGATGTGTATCTTGGCAAGTACTCTGGTTGGTATTCCGTTCGGGATGAAGCATTTTATGATGAGTCTGAATTAACCCCTGAAGGTTTCGCCCCAACTGGAGCTCCAGTTGAATGGTTAGAAGAACCTAGTTATTTTTTTGCTTTATCGAAATGGCAGAATAAGTTATTGGAATTTTACGACGCAAATCCTGAATTTATTATACCTAAAACCAGAAGAAATGAAGTGATAAGCTTTGTAAAAAACGGTCTCATGGATTTATCAATTTCAAGAACTAGTTTTAAATGGGGTATTCCTGTTCCGGGGAATGAAAAGCATATTATTTATGTATGGCTTGATGCTTTAACGAATTATATCTCAGCTCTTGGTTATCCCGATAAGACAGGCAATTACAGCAAATTCTGGCCAGCTGATGCCCATGTTGTAGGTAAGGATATTTTAAGATTTCATGCCGTTTATTGGCCGGCTTTTTTGATGGCCGCCGGTCTTCCTTTACCAAAATCAATTATTGCACATGGTTGGTGGACTAATGAGGGGCAAAAAATATCAAAATCTCTTGGTAACGTTATTGACCCGTTTAAGCTTATTGAGAATTTTGGTCAAGATCAGGTAAGATATTTCCTGATGAGGGAAGTTATATTTGGTAATGACGGGAATTATGCACACGATAATTTAGTTCAAAGAAACAATACTGAACTTTCTAATAAAATTGGTAATCTGATCCAGCGTACTTGTTCTTTTATCTTTAAAAATTGCGGGCAAAAAATGCCAGATGTTACCAAAAGATTTATAGATAACATGTATCAGGATTCGTTTTTTGTTCAATTAGAGGATATTGTTAAGGATACTATCATCCAAATGGAAAGTTATAACATTAATGCTGTTCTTGACCATATTATATACATAACTGAACAATCAAATATTTATATAGATCGGGAAGCACCATGGGCTCTAAAGAATTCTGATCTTCCTAAAATGAATGAAGTTTTGTATAGAATTGTTGAGACGATTAGATATATTGGCATTTTAATACAACCGTTTATACCTGATTCAGCAGCAAAAATTTTAGACCAACTTAGTGTTCCAGAGGATAATCGTGATTTTAGACATTTAACCCAAGAGTTTGCCATTAAACCTTCTACTAGGATAAGCGAGCCGCTGCCGATTTTTCCAAGGTTAGAAATAAGGAATTAG
- a CDS encoding two-component system sensor histidine kinase/response regulator has protein sequence MNKEIALEKNAILFVDDEKICHTLVNLVIPNFTKYKVINAHNAEEAISLGKKYANSICLVLSDIMLPDISGYGIYKIFRKDKKLANIPFVFQSGIPCQEKELKKHLADESVQIIYKPYTQSDLVEMISKVLG, from the coding sequence GTGAACAAGGAAATTGCTTTAGAAAAAAATGCTATATTATTTGTAGATGATGAGAAAATTTGCCATACTTTAGTTAACCTTGTAATCCCCAATTTTACAAAATACAAGGTTATAAATGCCCATAATGCTGAAGAAGCTATTTCCCTTGGCAAGAAATATGCAAATAGTATTTGCTTAGTTTTATCTGATATTATGTTACCAGATATAAGCGGTTATGGAATATATAAAATTTTTAGGAAAGATAAAAAACTAGCTAATATTCCTTTTGTTTTTCAAAGTGGTATTCCGTGCCAAGAAAAAGAATTGAAAAAGCACTTGGCAGACGAATCAGTTCAAATAATTTATAAACCTTATACACAATCTGATTTAGTTGAAATGATATCTAAAGTACTAGGTTAA